From the genome of Rhodobacteraceae bacterium Araon29, one region includes:
- the moeB gene encoding molybdopterin-synthase adenylyltransferase MoeB: MIFLVVLALLIWFGGQLLRWPRALRLGLLTGLYAGIMLMHLVLPDGHALRMATGQTIVPWATALALMIVVLLYRRVLAALRKKTNVDAALDPPLNEDSFSSTELNRYARHIVLREIGGPGQKSLKQARVLVIGAGGLGAPALQYLAAAGVGTIGVIDDDKVENANLQRQVIHRDADIGTAKVFSAQAAMQAQNPFVTVKPYHRRFAEEIAADLFAEYDIVLDGSDNFDTRYLANRTAVALGIPLVSGALSQWEGQLSVFDPKTDGPCYQCIFPEAPAEGLAPSCAEAGVFAPLPGVIGAMMAAEAMKLITKAGTPLRGELLIYDALYGGGRRLKAPRCADCPICGSGSAS; this comes from the coding sequence ATGATATTTCTTGTTGTTCTGGCGCTGCTTATCTGGTTCGGTGGGCAGCTTTTAAGATGGCCGCGTGCGTTGCGGCTAGGCCTGCTCACAGGGCTTTATGCAGGTATCATGCTGATGCATCTTGTGTTGCCGGACGGGCACGCGCTACGGATGGCAACTGGCCAGACCATTGTGCCCTGGGCAACAGCGCTAGCGCTCATGATAGTGGTGCTGCTGTATCGACGGGTGCTTGCCGCCTTGAGGAAGAAAACCAATGTTGACGCAGCGCTCGACCCGCCGTTGAACGAAGACAGTTTTTCCAGTACCGAGCTAAACCGCTACGCCCGGCATATTGTGCTGCGCGAAATCGGTGGCCCGGGGCAAAAAAGCCTAAAACAGGCACGGGTTTTGGTCATCGGCGCTGGCGGGCTTGGCGCGCCAGCGCTGCAATACCTAGCGGCTGCTGGCGTCGGAACCATTGGCGTGATTGATGATGACAAAGTGGAAAACGCCAACCTGCAGCGGCAGGTGATCCACCGCGACGCCGATATTGGAACGGCCAAGGTGTTTTCTGCGCAAGCCGCAATGCAGGCTCAAAATCCTTTTGTCACCGTAAAGCCCTATCATCGGCGGTTTGCCGAAGAGATTGCCGCAGATCTTTTTGCGGAATACGACATCGTACTGGATGGAAGTGATAATTTCGACACGCGCTATCTGGCCAACCGCACGGCAGTGGCGTTGGGTATTCCGCTGGTATCTGGCGCGCTGAGCCAGTGGGAAGGTCAGCTATCGGTATTTGATCCCAAAACCGACGGGCCATGTTATCAATGTATTTTCCCCGAAGCGCCCGCCGAAGGGCTTGCGCCCAGCTGCGCTGAAGCTGGTGTTTTTGCGCCCTTGCCCGGCGTAATCGGGGCGATGATGGCCGCCGAGGCGATGAAGCTAATCACCAAGGCCGGCACGCCGCTACGGGGCGAATTGCTAATTTATGATGCGCTTTACGGCGGAGGCCGGCGGCTCAAAGCGCCGCGCTGCGCCGACTGCCCGATCTGCGGCAGCGGCTCTGCGTCTTAG
- a CDS encoding dUTP diphosphatase has translation MVEIKLSWSEVADRAVALPMYETSGAAGADIRANFSPDERAAGVVLAAGARALIPTGLRMEIAQGYEVQLRPRSGLALKHGITLLNSPGTIDGDYRGDVGVILINTSGQDFHIAHGDRIAQMVVAPVTQAGFELSDGLSATQRGAGGFGSTGQG, from the coding sequence ATGGTTGAAATAAAACTGAGCTGGTCAGAGGTTGCTGACCGCGCGGTGGCTTTACCAATGTATGAAACATCTGGCGCCGCAGGGGCAGACATTCGGGCCAATTTTTCGCCTGATGAACGTGCGGCAGGGGTGGTTCTGGCCGCTGGCGCACGGGCTTTAATCCCCACCGGTCTGCGGATGGAAATTGCCCAAGGTTATGAAGTGCAATTGCGGCCAAGATCGGGGTTGGCGCTGAAACATGGGATCACTCTTTTAAACAGCCCGGGCACGATTGACGGCGACTATCGCGGCGATGTTGGGGTGATTTTGATCAACACCTCGGGTCAGGATTTTCATATCGCCCACGGCGACCGGATTGCACAGATGGTGGTCGCACCCGTTACTCAGGCAGGTTTTGAGCTGTCAGACGGCTTAAGTGCAACCCAGCGCGGTGCTGGTGGCTTTGGCTCGACGGGGCAAGGGTAA
- the coaBC gene encoding bifunctional phosphopantothenoylcysteine decarboxylase/phosphopantothenate--cysteine ligase CoaBC, whose translation MLENTRILLIIGGGIAAYKSLDLIRRLRERGASVTPVMTSAAAEFVTPMAVSALSGSKVHTALFDLTSEAEMGHIELSRSADLIVVAPATADLMAKMVGGHANDLASTLLLATDTPVLIAPAMNVRMWTHAATQRNIDSLMADGIGFVGPNEGDMACGEFGPGRMAEPLEIVAAVEARVQNRTLAGKKILVTSGPTHEPIDPVRYIANRSSGAQGSAIARALTDRGAEVVFISGPATAPPPLDAEVIAVETAQQMADAVAAALPVDAAVFAAAVADWHVASVSSSKIKKQKGALPVLEFAENPDILASVSQSSSNRPDLVVGFAAETDDLLSNATAKRARKGCDWIVANDVSPENGIMGGSENAVTFITEDGAESWPRMGKAQVAGELADRMAQYLATDRDA comes from the coding sequence ATGCTGGAAAATACCCGAATTTTATTGATTATCGGCGGCGGTATTGCGGCCTATAAATCGCTCGATTTGATCCGCCGCCTGCGCGAGCGCGGGGCAAGCGTGACGCCTGTGATGACCTCTGCCGCGGCAGAATTTGTCACGCCCATGGCTGTATCGGCGCTCTCTGGAAGTAAAGTTCACACGGCGCTGTTTGATTTAACATCTGAAGCGGAAATGGGCCATATTGAGCTGTCGCGCAGTGCTGATTTGATCGTTGTTGCGCCAGCCACAGCCGATTTGATGGCCAAAATGGTGGGCGGTCATGCCAATGATCTTGCCTCTACACTGCTTCTTGCCACCGATACGCCCGTACTGATTGCGCCGGCAATGAATGTGCGGATGTGGACCCATGCGGCGACACAAAGAAATATTGATAGCCTAATGGCGGACGGTATCGGCTTTGTCGGGCCCAATGAGGGCGATATGGCCTGCGGTGAATTTGGTCCGGGGCGCATGGCTGAGCCACTTGAAATTGTTGCGGCCGTTGAAGCACGGGTGCAAAACCGCACACTTGCTGGTAAAAAAATTCTGGTCACATCGGGGCCTACCCATGAGCCGATTGATCCGGTGCGCTATATCGCCAACCGGTCCTCTGGGGCGCAAGGCAGCGCCATCGCCCGCGCTTTGACGGATCGCGGCGCAGAGGTTGTTTTTATCTCGGGGCCCGCCACAGCGCCGCCGCCCTTGGACGCCGAAGTGATCGCCGTGGAAACCGCGCAGCAGATGGCCGATGCGGTGGCAGCGGCTTTGCCGGTGGATGCTGCTGTTTTTGCTGCCGCCGTTGCCGATTGGCACGTAGCTTCGGTCAGCAGTTCAAAAATTAAAAAACAAAAAGGCGCGCTTCCGGTTTTGGAGTTTGCGGAAAATCCTGATATTCTGGCCAGTGTGAGTCAATCTTCGTCTAACCGCCCCGATTTGGTGGTCGGCTTTGCCGCGGAAACTGATGACCTTCTTTCTAATGCCACTGCAAAGCGCGCGCGCAAGGGCTGTGACTGGATCGTTGCCAATGATGTCTCGCCCGAGAACGGCATTATGGGTGGGTCGGAAAATGCGGTTACATTCATCACGGAAGACGGCGCGGAAAGCTGGCCGCGTATGGGCAAGGCGCAGGTTGCCGGTGAACTGGCTGATAGGATGGCGCAGTATTTGGCGACTGACAGGGACGCATGA
- a CDS encoding RNA polymerase factor sigma-32 — protein sequence MAFDGVSEKMFSRRAMKAELLDAETELQLAYAWRDHRDEQALHRLINAYMRLAISMASKFKRYGAPMNDLIQEAGLGLMKAADKFDPDRGVRFSTYAVWWIKAGIQDYVMRNWSMVRTGSTSSQKSLFFNLRRVQAQIEREAAQEGEQLDKHQLYQKIATEVGVPLQDVEMMDGRLSGSDFSLNAVQSSDDEGREWIETLQDDSQQADETFEDDHDAGKLRLWLSDALTSLNDREQFIVRERKLREKPRTLESLGQEMGLSKERVRQLEAAAFGKMRNFLQKNVQEVHHFL from the coding sequence ATGGCTTTTGATGGCGTATCAGAAAAAATGTTTTCGCGGCGGGCGATGAAAGCTGAGCTTTTAGACGCAGAAACCGAATTGCAGCTGGCATATGCGTGGCGGGATCACCGCGATGAGCAGGCTTTGCATCGCTTGATCAATGCATATATGCGTCTGGCGATTTCAATGGCGTCTAAGTTTAAACGCTATGGGGCGCCGATGAATGATTTGATCCAAGAGGCCGGATTGGGGTTGATGAAAGCCGCTGACAAGTTTGATCCAGACCGGGGCGTTCGGTTTTCGACCTATGCGGTCTGGTGGATTAAAGCCGGTATTCAGGATTATGTGATGCGCAACTGGTCGATGGTGCGCACTGGTTCAACCAGTAGCCAAAAGTCGTTGTTCTTCAACCTGCGCCGCGTGCAGGCCCAGATCGAGCGCGAAGCTGCTCAAGAGGGTGAACAGCTGGACAAGCACCAGCTCTATCAGAAGATAGCCACCGAAGTTGGCGTTCCACTGCAGGATGTCGAAATGATGGATGGACGGCTGTCTGGATCAGACTTTTCCTTAAATGCGGTTCAATCATCTGACGACGAGGGTCGCGAATGGATCGAAACGCTGCAAGATGATAGCCAGCAGGCCGACGAAACCTTTGAAGATGATCATGACGCAGGTAAACTGCGCTTATGGCTGAGCGACGCGCTTACATCACTAAATGACCGTGAGCAGTTCATCGTTCGTGAGCGCAAGCTGCGCGAAAAGCCAAGAACATTGGAATCCTTGGGTCAGGAAATGGGGCTATCAAAAGAGCGTGTGCGGCAACTGGAAGCCGCAGCGTTTGGAAAAATGCGCAATTTCTTGCAAAAAAATGTCCAAGAGGTGCATCACTTTCTGTAA